The sequence TAGTGTCGCTGTGGCACCCTGGCACCGCGTGCTGGGCCCTGACCCAGCTGGGGTTCGCTCCCTGCAGGCCTGTGCACGGGGAAGGCAAGGTGAGGGGCTGAGCAGGGCAATTCCAGGCGAGGGGTCCCAGCTCCAGGGCTAGTGGGgaccagggagctgcagggggtcacTGGCAGGGCCCGTGACTGGCTAATTCATAGGATTATACAAGAttgcagcccagccccccagttACCAGTGCCACGTGCTCCTGCAGCTCTGGGCACATGGGGTAGCCCCAGAAGAGACCTTGTCCCCCTCCTGTCCTGGTACTGGGGTGCAGCAGGGTCCCTCGCTGGGGGCACCAGCCCCACCAGAcaagatcgggggggggggattatcCCTCGGGCCCTGGTGGAGAGATGAGCGGGGAGTCCTCACTGCTCCAGCTGCTAGGTGGGAGTCAGcgggggctggggcaaggagtgTCTGTGCGGTGCCCAGGGGCCCCGGTCTCCAGGGGGGTGGGCCTGGGTACCTGGCCCAGCTGGAGGTGAACAGGAGCTAAGGGCTGGCCCAGGCAGCACCATTCTCCAAGTGCAGGGCAGGTCAATCTGAGCTGCCGTCTCCCAGGTGAACGCAGAGCCCCTGGGCTATATCCCCCCTCCTAGCCCAGGTGAGACGCTCAACCTGCCTGCTTCTCCCTCTGGGCGAAGGCCGAGCCCAGCTGACAGATGCATAGTGCAGGACGGGGAGGCGCCCAGGTACGCTGGTGGGGAGTGCAGTGGGAAGACCCACGGAGCAGGATTCGATTGGGCCGGAGGCGGCTGCCAGGGCAGTGCCTGGCCTCCGTCTGGAAGCTGGGTCAAAAGTACAGGGGGCTCCCCAGTAGAAGCCCAGTGTCCAGGGGGCTGTTCGGAGCAGGTGGTGTCCGTGGGGAGCATGTTGTTTTTATATTAACAAATTGTCGTCTTTAGCTTCCAGAGTTAACactgcactgatttcaatgaataATTTTACCTTTTTCAGAGCTCTTTCAGATTTAACGGCACTGCATCAgtgccaggagggagggggccatGTGTGGGGCTGGTGCTGGTGGGTTTGAGGCGCCCAGGcgctgtgggggtgtgtgtgggaggccAGGGAGAGAGGGGCAGGCGTCAGGAGAGACTCAGCATGAGGGAGATCGAGCCCTCCCCAGGGAGCAAGGGAACAGGCTGTTCGTTTGACTGGTGGCCAGCGGGTGGGAGGCAGGAGGCCCCTTCCCTAGTCGCACGTGGCACggcatctccctcctgccctgggctgaGAGTGGGCGCGGCGCCAGGCCTGCCTTGTGTAATCTGTTACGTAGCCAGGGCTGGGCCATCCCCGAATACTCCATTTCCTGTGAAAAGCATGCTGGGCTGGCAGGCTGTCCTCCACCTCATCGCTCGCAGGCATGGGGGGAACCCTGCGCAGGGTGCAGCAGGTGAGGCCCCACCGCTGCCCACGCTGGGCATTATCTAGAGGCTCAAGATGCCAGAGAAGCAGGGAACAGAGCGACAGCCCAGTTTGCCTTGCGCACAAAGACCCAGAGAGCAGAGGGGTGCGAAATATGGCCCCCTCCCCAGATCAGCACGCAGGAGTTTGGGGCCCGAACCCCAGGGAATTGTCTCCCCTGAGGGCATCACAGCAAACAGCTGGCAGGGCCCTGGTGGCTAAGCACACAAAGGCAGGAGCCGTGCACGCTGGACAAGCTGCCCTGGCAGGCTGCCGTTTGTGGCACAGCTTGTTGCCAGGGTAGTGCATGCCCTTGCACACCCACTGGGCACCTTTCCCTGAGGGCAGTGGCCAGGCTGGGCAGCCCTGAGGTCCCTTTAGCCCGGTCTCCTGCTTCCACCCGTGGCCTCCCGTGAGGTGTTTGAATTGGGTGAGTGGTTCTGCCCACGGTCCTAGCGCCCCCCAGTGGCAGGGAAAGCATGGCGCTGCAGGGTCTTTGGCTCTAATGCCCCGGTTGGCCACTTTGTCCCTGTGATGGCCGGTCACTGTCTGTCTTCCATGCCCGTGGCTGCCGGCCAGGCCTCCTGTCTGTTGGGTCCGATGGCTGGAAGCGGTCGCTAGCCAGACTCTGCCTGGAGCCAAGGTGCAAATGCTTGGCCGTGAGAGGAAGGAACCATTGGAGCCACTGGCCATGGGGGATtgtccatcactggccatttttcaGTCCAGGCTGGATGTTTGCCTGAAGCTCGGCTCGAGGGATGAATTCTGGGTGGTCCCATGGCGTGGGGAATGGGTGAACTTGCCTCCTGCCAGAAGCCAGGCCCTGGCACTATACCCAGCTACTGGTTAGGGGCTATGCAAAAATCCAGGCTTCATGCTTAACACTGAGGGCCCAGAACTGGGCAGCGCTGGGGCCGAGCCCCCTTTGATCCTGGGTCTGGGTCCTAACCCCTGGGTCTGACACCCCAAGCAAAATGGGGCAGGTGTATGCCCATGCTGGTggggggccctgctggccaaAGCAGTGTGACCATCCGGCCCTGCCTGGCAGTTGCAGGGACTTGTTGGAGGGCTGTTTgcagggcagggccagagccCACAGGCCTGATCACAGAAGCGGGGCCCCAGTTGGGCAGACACATGAGGGTCTCTTGTCTCTTTGCTAGGGACGAATGCTCTAGTCCAGTGGGGCTGAGGCCCTTTTGCAAATCCACCCCCTGGAAAGAAGACTTTCTGGAGCTGGCGAATGGGGATGGGTTTGTcgtgccagggcagggctgggaggcaggactcctgggttcttgctCTGGGAGCAGAGGGGTGTAGTCGTTAGAGCAGTGGGGACTGAGAcccaaggactcctgggttctattccctgctctgctactggctcactgtgtgacctggggtAGGACAgtcccctccccgtgcctcagtttacctcccccaactccccacaGCCCGTGGGGGGACAGTACTCCCTGCTGCCGGGCATTGTGCTGCCAATGCGATACCCCACGCTGGTTCCAGCGGCACCAGCCTGCCCGCGTGTGTCTTGCAGGGCTCCCATGCCTGGACGCCAGAGGCAGCGCGGCCACAGCAGCCTGGATGCAGATGGAGCCGGCTGGAGACACCAGGGCTGCCCCCCGAGTGCAGCCTGGGGGCCCAGAGCCGCCCCCACGGCGGGCAGGGCAGCCTGCAGAGCTCTCCATTGCCCCTGGCGGGGCAGCAAGGGTGACAGCCTTTTCCAGGACCATCCGCCTGTACAGCAGCCCTGCGCCTGGGGGCAGCGCCCCCTCCAGGCCCCTGGTGGTGCTGCTGCCCTGGTTTGGTGCCCGGCCCCGCTCCATGGCGAGGTACCTGGAGCTTTACCTGCCACGCGGCCTGGACGTGCTGGTGGTGGAGAGTGATCTGAGCCACTTCCTATGGCCCCGGCACGGGCTGGCCTACGCGGCCTGCGTGCTGGGCCTGCTCCGGGACAGCCAGCCCTTCTGCTCCCGCCCGCTGCTCGTCCACGCCTTCTCCATCGGCGGCTACACCTTCGCCCAGATGATGGTGCACATGAGCCGGGAGCCACAGCGGCaccagcagctggcagagaggatCCGGGGCCTGGTCTACGACAGCCTGGTGACAGGCAGCCTGGGGGACATGGCGCTGGGTGAGTGGGGTCTGGGCAGGTCCTGTGGGGCAAACCCCCTCTCCAGGCACTAGCCCCTGGGGAGAGGAGCGAGGCAGAGGACAGATCTTGCACTGTCCCCTCCAGCCTCACCTGTTCTGGAGCCCTGTCCAGCCGGGAGACCACCAGGATCTGCAGCAGGATGCGGGGCGTAAGAACGGCcaccctgggtcagaccaatggtccatctctgACAGGGGCTGGTGCCAGGTGCCTCGGAAGGAATGAgcggaacagggcaattatcagtgatccatcctgtcccccaggcccagctgctggcagtcggaggtttagggacatccagagcacaGGAATGTGTCCCTACCCAttttgactaatagccattgctggacctgttCCTTTTTGAACCCGGTTGTACTTTGgccttcccagcatgccctggccGTGCGTGACACAGGCGAGCAGGCCTGTTTGTTCTCAGCGTCTGTCCGTTGGGACGGGGGGCGATGCGCTGGCTGGGTGGGCTGTCCCCTCTGCAGATGCTGCCCCAGCTCCATCTGCAGTTTGGGTCCTTTCCTCCCAGGCTCCCGCTGCCACCCCTCCTGCCACACGGGATGCAGGCTGGGTTTGGCAAGGAGAGGAGCTGCTCACACAGCCCTGGGACGGTGGCATCTGTGAGAGCCGGGAGTCCTGGCAGACGCTGCCATTGCCCAGCCCCcgtggttagagcagaggtgtgggtggggcagggtcttggCCGGGGCTGGGCCTTTCCCCGTGTGGCCAGCCAGCACTAGCCCCGGGGCTGACAGAGGGACAGCCAGGGGCCATGGGGAGCAGCAGGCAGGGAGTCACGGCCCAGCAGTCTCAGGACTGCGAGGGCCGAGGGAACGGGCGGAAGCCGCAGCAGGGTGGAGTCCCCAGGGAGGGTCTGCGACTGGCCTGGTGGCTCCCCTGCCCGCTAACCCCCTTCTCGCCCTGTGCAGGCGTGGCTCAGATGAGCAGCTCCGCGGCCTTCCGGCCCCTCATCAGGGGAGGCACCAGGCTTTACTTCAGCCTCTTGCGCTGCTGCACCGTGCGGTACTACAAAGCGGCACAGGGCGTGTTCTTCCGGCCGCCGCTTCGCTGCCCCGTCCTGGTCTTCCACTGCTGCAATGACCCCCTGAGCGACCCTGCCCTGGTGCAGGAGCTGCTGGAGAGCTGGAGGCGGGCAGGGATCCTGGTGCAGGCCCAGGCCTGGCAGGACTCGCGCCATGCAGCCCATCTGCGCCAGCACCCCCAGGAGTACCAGGAGGCACTGCTGGGATTCCTGAAGCAGCTGGACACGGCCCTGCTCCAAGCCAGACtctagcagctggggctgggttggcCCAAGAGCCCCTCTGACATGGGCAGGGGGACatgcagctgctcctgcagccagagccctgctccTCCCTGGCAGGCAGGGTGCTCCTGCCGTCACACAATATCCAGCCGCAAGCAGTGCCATTCCCCTTCCGCAGCCGGCCCTGCCAGGCAGGCCAGACCACAGGCCTCGGGCACAGAGCACGGGGACAACTGCTGCACCATGGAcaccctggctgggggaggggcagccacTGAGTCCTCTGCCCCAGCGAGGCATGATAGACACCTGCCTGCTCTAGCCCCATGGGGCTATGGCAAGGGGGGAGACACATTTCCCCCAGGTGGGTTGATGAGGGGGAGGGCAGCTGgtgcagccctcccctcccctcgttTCACCTCTGCCCTGGGCTGTAGGGGGACAGGCTGCTGGTGGCTGGCTGACTGTCACAATTCAGCAGCTCCAcctcctgccaggagcccagctgcctctctgcacctgccctgtccctgcacaGAGCAAAAGCCCCTCACAGGGCCTGGGGGAATGGCCAGGCTGAGCAGGGATGGGGGCTCTGTGCCCCATTTCAGGCTAGTTtcaacataatttttttaactccCTCTGTAAATTAGTCTGAAATCCCGCTGGCCACAGGACCCTGCCCTGCCGCGGTTCTACAGTGCAGCTGCCACTGGTCCTGCAGCCACATGCCCTAGGCCCAGTCCTCAGGGCCgggccagggggaggagggggattgcagcccctgccccagtgagctGGTGGTTTGCCATAGCGAGTTGAGCTGGAGTCTACCTCAGCGTGCTCCaccacaccagcccctgccaggccctgatgctgcattactttattattattcttcAATACACAATTACAAACACTGGACCCCAAATGTGCAAAGTTAAAGCCTTCTAACGAGTGGGGGGGGTCggtgctgcagggggagaggccgGGACTTGCCAGTAGCTGCAGTGACAGAAAAAGGAGATTTAAACTCATCTGGCAGGAACAGAGTGGAGGAAACAgatgcccagagcctgcagcgTGCGGCAGTACCAGGCTGCACGTCCGAGGGCGCTGCAGCCAGGCCAACAGCACAGCTTGCAGAGGGGTGGCCAGGCCCCATTCCAGCTTTGGGGGTCACCCTGCCTAATCCCAGAGGGAGGTcaccctggggctgggcaggctgcagggaccccagcagcagctgccaggcgTGCAGCGGGATGATGTCCCGGGGGCTCTGTAGAGAGCGACAACGACGGAGAAGTCCGGGCAGCTTCTGGCCAGGACCGGAGGGGAGGTGGCTGGTCCATGGTGTTTGGTCCAGGTTGGAGAGACCCTGCTAACAAACAGccttggggggcagggtaagACAGCCCCTGGGCAGCGGAGGGTTAATAGGCAAGGCTCAGCCTCCTGTACAAGTTTATAAAATCCCTTGAAGCCCAGGGGCGACTGGGccagggccagagccagagccaggcccGGGCTGCCAGCAAGATCCCTGGGTCTCATGTCACTGCACCACTGCGGGGACAGGGAAGTGCTGGAGCCCCCCAGCGGCCCCCGGGCAGCACAAGCACCGGTGGGGGGACATGCCGCGGGGGCTGGCGGAGCCAGAGGCGTGGATGGACGGTGGCGTGGGGGGAATGCGGGCTCCAGCCAGGCCGCGGCTGCCTGGGACGatgcagcgggggtgggggggagctgggggccctGCTCAGCGCTCCTGTGGTGGATGGCCCAGTGCTAAGTGCTGAATCGCTCCTGCCCAGCCGGCAGAGggaagtgcccccccccccgcagctcttTCCAGCACCTGCTCTCTGTTCTCCTGCCCAGCCCAGGGGGGCTGGTTCCCGGGGCCTTGCATCAGGCGTGGGGGAGATCTGGCTGCCGTCCAGTCAGGGCCAGGTCCTGGCCAAAGGCGGCTCCGGGCAGGCGAGACGCTCTCTCTCGGCCGTAGTGCAAATCCATCCCTGTGAGGAGCGGTCGGAGCGGAGGGCTGGGCTACACGCGGCGGGCGGCGACCGGGGCAGGGACGTTGGGAGCTACGCGCTGGCTGCTGCTTCGGAGCCCGTCTTCAGTATAGCCGCTTCTCGTAActggcggggagagggggaggcagggttAGCGCGGGGCCGACAGCGCCCGCCCCCTGGGCAGGGCTCAGTGAACTCGCCCACATTCAGGAGCCCCTGGCCTGGCATCACGCCAGAGccgggaggggcaggggctgagctgcCTGGCTGAGAGGGCGAGGGGAACAGCTGCTGGCAGGACTCTggggccaggccagcccctccACAGACCATGCCGACACCAGCTGGTGCCCTGACCCGAAGCTGGGCCTGCTGCGGCACCTCCGCCTCCCAGCTCTCTGTCGCACTCCCGCATGGCACCAGCCTGGGACGAACAGCCAGGACCCTGAACCAGACCTCGCTGGTTggttgccccctgccccctctctggccCAGGAGGGAGTGGCTGATGCTGGCGGGCTGAGCCCCACACTGAGGGATGGCAAAAGCCTGCAGAGCCCTGGCTTCCCAGCAGGGAGCGCTCacggcctggcctggccctggcACCTGCAGGGCACATGGTGGTGACTGGCTGGCCGCCTCGCATGGGCAATGCCCAGAGCCAAGCAGCCCCACGCCAGGCTCACACGAAGCGGCCTCATGTCACGAAGGATCCAAAAGCGCTTTCCAGACACGGGAGCACACGAGCTCAACGCAGCGGGCCAAACCTTCTGCTGCTGCACCTCCGCTGGGCTCGCTGGAGTTAGCAGCAGATAATTTGGCCTAGGACTCGCTTCATCCACCATGGATAGGAAGGCACCTCAGGGGTGGGCCAGAGCAGCTGGCTGACAGCTCACAGCAACCCTGCACAGCCACTTAGGAGAAAGTGAAGGAGACGCCCATCCCCAGTTgaagttgggggcggggggccaggACCAGAACCGCAAGGGTCACACTTTACAGAGAGGTGGGCAGCTGGCTAACCATCATGAGGGGGCAAGATTTTGACCACCTAATGGTGTAAAACCAACCAGtttcccccaagccctgcagTAACCTTCCCTCAGGCGAGTGCTCCCCCGTCTCACACAGCCCTGCTCGCCCCTCCCGTCCCACGTTCGGGTCCTGCCTAGTCTGTCCTAGAGGATGGGGAAGCAGTCAGAGAATGGCCCCCCCACATGCCTGGGGGGCAGGAGTGATGTTTATGTACAGCTTAGATCCAGGCCTCATTCCAACCTCTGACCAGCAGCTGGGAGAAGAGAGCACTGAGAcagaccctcccaccccccactcccttgaGGGATAACAGCGCCATCCTAAGCCACATtaccagctcccccagcccacaGGGAGGCCAGGTGCAAAAAGCCAGCAAGGCCTGGCCTGACACCCAGCAGAGGAGTTCAGAGCCCAGCCAGCTCCCCGAACGGCCCCCCTCCAGTGCGAATGAAAGGATCCCACCCCTCACAGAACCACTGCTGACGTTATGGGGCTCACCCAGGGactcagctgggaaaagaacccaggagtcctggctcatcATTCCCCTCTGCCTGCTAGGTTTCAGAGCATCACGCTCCACGGCTACTGGACAGCAGGCCTTCCCTTTGTCGGCTCGAGCATGGGGCGCTGGCCCCATTGCCCTCTTGGGGTTTGCCCTCGCAAGCTCTCTGTGTCCCGCCTGCCCGCTGTGGGGCTGGCGATGCTGGTGGTTTTGTTTCTAACAGATGCGCATGCCGGACCACGCTTCTGCCGAGGCATCCGCCCGCCCAGCGGCAGGGCCGTCCAGCCCCGGCAGCAGCGAGCCGAGGAGAAAGCCAGTCAGCGTGCCCGGTGCATGGCCCCCTGGGTCCAGAGACACGCGAAGGAGATGGGGCCGCGGGAGCCTCAGCTCGCACCTGATACAAACTACTGCGAACGCCAgcagtgcccaactcccactccCAGACAGCGGGCACAGGCTGCCCCCACCACGCAGGGCGCCCCCCAAGTACAGCCGCACCCGCAGCTGCAGGACCCTGTCATCCCTCGGCCCAGGCCCCTCCGCCACCGGTCAGGGTCCCTCACCTGGCCCCCCTGTCCAGGCCCTGCCATTGCACAGGGGCTAACGGCTCAGAACCCCAACCCCTCCAGGCCCCACATGGCCCCAGTCCCTCACAGCACACCCCCAGGGCAGGGCCGTCCTGTTCAGCACCCCCAGCCGCCACCGAGCCCTCAGGCCTGACCCTTCCCCCACTGGCACATGCCTGCCCCACAGAGCGGGCACCACACGCCCCGTGGATCCCAGCCCCGGAGCCCTATGGTGCACAGACCCCAGTAGCCTTTCAGTCCATTAGCCTCCGCTCCCCCAAACCCTGTCCCCAGACCCCCGGCAGAGCCGAGCGCCATCCCCACAGGCCATCAACTCCTGCCCAGACCAGCAATGCCCAGGCAGCCCCCCTCCAACCActgacccccgcccccaggcaggGCTCAGCTCCCCCCCACCAGCCTCTCTCCCCTAAATAGGGTCTGTGCGCTCTCGTCGGCTGGGATACAGGCCCCTCTGCAGGGAGCCCAGGACGCTGGGGTCCTGatgggtggggggctggtgtTCTCCCCCATTCCTGGGGCAGGCCGGGTGGGATTTCATGGCAGGGCCAACGCAGCTTGTGGCCCaacaggcagaggcaggaacccCATCTCCCCC is a genomic window of Natator depressus isolate rNatDep1 chromosome 1, rNatDep2.hap1, whole genome shotgun sequence containing:
- the LOC141980985 gene encoding transmembrane protein 53-A-like, whose product is MQMEPAGDTRAAPRVQPGGPEPPPRRAGQPAELSIAPGGAARVTAFSRTIRLYSSPAPGGSAPSRPLVVLLPWFGARPRSMARYLELYLPRGLDVLVVESDLSHFLWPRHGLAYAACVLGLLRDSQPFCSRPLLVHAFSIGGYTFAQMMVHMSREPQRHQQLAERIRGLVYDSLVTGSLGDMALGVAQMSSSAAFRPLIRGGTRLYFSLLRCCTVRYYKAAQGVFFRPPLRCPVLVFHCCNDPLSDPALVQELLESWRRAGILVQAQAWQDSRHAAHLRQHPQEYQEALLGFLKQLDTALLQARL